A region from the Desulfitobacterium dehalogenans ATCC 51507 genome encodes:
- a CDS encoding iron-containing alcohol dehydrogenase, translating into MYEFYCRLYQTLFRMAAYVLPWRRPELLQGENSLQKLPALIKKKGIERVLVVTDKGLSALGLMEGFLSGLRDAGIVFFIYDRTVPNPTVDNIEEALGLYTSEGCQGIVAFGGGSPLDCAKGVGARLARPHKTMSQLRGTLKIRKAIPPLFAVPTTAGTGSETTLTAVITDSATKEKYPVNDLALIPHVAVLDPVLTLKLPPSLTATTGMDALCHAVEAYIGRSNTRETKEYSKRATALIFENLYKAYADGTDLEARGRMLQASHEAGLAFTRAYVGNIHAIAHALGALYSIPHGLANAVLMPYVLEYYGPAAQSSLAELADWAGLVAAGDSTADKAAKFIAAIQELNRVMQIPDHIEGIAEQDLDAIAARAYREANPFYPVPKILSKMEFVKIVQMIRKEEGATE; encoded by the coding sequence ATGTATGAATTCTATTGCCGCCTCTATCAGACCCTATTTCGCATGGCCGCCTATGTTCTCCCCTGGCGCCGGCCGGAACTTCTGCAGGGAGAGAACAGCCTACAAAAGCTGCCTGCTCTTATCAAGAAGAAGGGAATCGAACGGGTCCTGGTTGTAACCGACAAAGGTCTTTCCGCATTGGGGCTGATGGAGGGATTTTTAAGCGGTTTAAGGGATGCGGGGATTGTTTTTTTTATCTATGACCGGACTGTCCCCAATCCCACGGTGGATAATATTGAGGAGGCCCTGGGGTTATACACATCGGAAGGATGCCAAGGGATTGTGGCTTTCGGCGGGGGATCGCCCTTGGATTGTGCCAAAGGGGTGGGGGCCCGTCTGGCCAGACCCCATAAAACAATGTCCCAACTGCGGGGAACCCTGAAGATCAGAAAGGCAATACCGCCCCTCTTTGCCGTGCCGACTACTGCGGGGACGGGCAGTGAGACCACCCTTACTGCGGTGATCACGGACAGCGCAACCAAGGAAAAGTATCCGGTCAACGACCTGGCCCTGATTCCCCATGTGGCCGTACTGGATCCGGTGCTGACCCTTAAACTGCCGCCATCCCTCACAGCCACTACAGGGATGGATGCCCTCTGCCATGCCGTTGAAGCTTATATCGGCCGAAGCAACACCCGGGAAACGAAAGAATACAGCAAAAGGGCAACCGCCCTGATATTCGAAAATCTCTACAAAGCCTACGCCGACGGCACCGACCTGGAGGCCCGTGGCCGCATGCTCCAGGCTTCTCATGAAGCAGGGCTGGCTTTTACCCGGGCCTATGTGGGCAATATTCATGCCATTGCCCACGCCTTGGGTGCGTTGTACTCCATCCCCCATGGTCTGGCCAATGCCGTGCTGATGCCTTATGTTTTGGAATATTATGGTCCGGCTGCTCAGAGCTCCCTGGCGGAGCTGGCTGATTGGGCCGGTCTCGTGGCAGCAGGAGATAGTACAGCGGACAAGGCCGCTAAATTCATCGCGGCCATTCAAGAGCTGAACAGGGTAATGCAGATTCCCGATCATATAGAGGGAATCGCTGAACAGGATTTGGACGCCATCGCCGCAAGAGCCTATCGGGAAGCCAATCCTTTTTACCCTGTGCCTAAAATTTTGAGTAAAATGGAATTTGTCAAGATTGTCCAAATGATCCGTAAGGAGGAGGGAGCAACGGAATGA
- a CDS encoding aldehyde dehydrogenase, translated as MKDTAQILEKQHLYFAGGETLKRDFRKKQLLVLQKAVQESETAIMTALQKDLNKSSFEGYATEIGIVLEELRFMLKNLDRFTRPRRVRTPLAHFLSTSTVYQEPYGVVLIMSPWNYPFQLTMAPLIGAIAAGNCVLVKPSAYSPHTSAVIQKIIGECFDERYVAVVEGGREVNQALLEERFDYIFFTGSVAIGKLVMGAAARHLTPVTLELGGKSPCIVDETAHLALAGRRIAWGKYLNAGQTCVAPDYVLVHKSKKEALIEEIRKSIRQFYGEEPHHNRDYPKIINEKHFDRLLGLMNSGIVAAGGRFNRETRQIEPTVLDAVAWDSPVMQEEIFGPILPVLEFEEVSEVIGLINARPKPLALYLFTTSAAHEQEILSRISFGGGCINDTVVHLATSHMAFGGVGESGMGGYHGEASIRTFSHSKSILKKSNLLDVPLRYPPFKNHLSLLKKIMK; from the coding sequence ATGAAAGATACTGCACAGATTTTGGAGAAACAGCATCTCTATTTCGCCGGCGGGGAGACGTTGAAACGCGACTTCCGGAAAAAACAGCTCTTGGTTTTACAAAAGGCCGTACAGGAGAGTGAGACTGCCATCATGACGGCGCTGCAAAAGGATTTAAACAAATCTTCCTTCGAAGGGTATGCCACTGAAATCGGCATCGTTCTGGAGGAATTGCGGTTTATGCTGAAAAATCTGGACCGCTTCACCAGGCCCCGTAGAGTCAGAACGCCGCTGGCCCATTTCCTTTCCACCAGCACGGTTTACCAGGAACCTTACGGCGTTGTCCTGATCATGTCTCCCTGGAATTATCCCTTTCAACTGACCATGGCCCCCTTGATCGGGGCTATAGCGGCTGGGAACTGCGTTCTGGTGAAACCGTCGGCTTATTCCCCCCATACTTCCGCTGTGATCCAAAAGATCATTGGCGAGTGTTTTGACGAACGCTATGTGGCGGTAGTGGAAGGGGGGCGTGAGGTGAACCAGGCGCTGCTGGAGGAAAGATTCGACTATATCTTTTTTACCGGCAGTGTAGCCATCGGTAAACTCGTGATGGGGGCGGCGGCCCGGCATCTGACCCCGGTTACCCTGGAGCTGGGGGGCAAGAGCCCGTGCATTGTGGATGAAACGGCTCATCTGGCCCTGGCGGGCCGACGCATCGCCTGGGGAAAATATCTGAATGCCGGGCAAACCTGCGTGGCCCCGGACTATGTCCTGGTCCATAAAAGCAAAAAGGAAGCTTTGATCGAAGAAATCCGCAAAAGTATCCGGCAGTTCTATGGAGAAGAGCCCCATCACAACAGAGATTATCCCAAAATCATCAACGAGAAACATTTCGACCGTCTCCTTGGTCTTATGAACAGCGGGATCGTGGCAGCCGGCGGCCGCTTTAACAGGGAAACCCGCCAGATTGAACCCACTGTCCTGGACGCAGTCGCCTGGGACTCACCCGTGATGCAGGAGGAGATTTTCGGCCCTATTCTGCCGGTGCTGGAATTTGAAGAGGTATCAGAGGTCATCGGGCTGATCAATGCCAGGCCGAAGCCTCTCGCCCTCTATCTCTTTACCACCTCGGCGGCTCACGAGCAGGAGATTCTCAGCCGTATCTCTTTCGGGGGCGGTTGCATTAATGATACGGTGGTTCATTTGGCGACTTCCCATATGGCTTTCGGGGGCGTGGGGGAGAGCGGGATGGGCGGCTACCATGGGGAGGCCAGTATCCGGACCTTCTCCCACAGCAAAAGTATCCTGAAGAAAAGCAATCTCCTGGATGTTCCGCTGCGCTATCCGCCTTTCAAGAATCACCTGAGTCTGTTGAAGAAGATTATGAAATGA
- a CDS encoding FaeA/PapI family transcriptional regulator, with product MDNYEAVLNFFAKAGQPARTGDVAEAIGIDKKEVEKIMNTLKKEEKIVSPKRCFWEINKA from the coding sequence ATGGATAATTATGAAGCCGTTTTGAACTTTTTCGCCAAAGCCGGTCAGCCCGCCCGCACCGGAGATGTGGCGGAGGCCATCGGAATCGACAAAAAAGAGGTTGAAAAGATTATGAATACCCTCAAAAAAGAAGAGAAAATCGTTTCACCTAAAAGGTGCTTTTGGGAAATCAATAAAGCCTGA
- a CDS encoding MarR family winged helix-turn-helix transcriptional regulator, with translation MHSSNAEKINEIMEKFRRNRINKKKTGEIPRSELNLLKVIKMNSIEEQGATMSSLSDHLEISKSAVSQMVNHLEDEGYIERLFTKNDRRLVYVRLTVEGEQYMAQRYQKFLQSMTEIFNRMGEKDTEELLRLLEKLYDIVNDKD, from the coding sequence ATGCATAGTAGCAATGCTGAGAAAATCAATGAAATTATGGAGAAATTTCGTAGAAATAGGATCAATAAAAAAAAGACCGGTGAGATTCCGCGCAGTGAGCTCAATCTACTCAAGGTGATCAAAATGAACAGCATTGAAGAGCAAGGGGCAACCATGTCATCTCTGAGTGATCATTTAGAAATCAGTAAATCGGCGGTATCACAGATGGTTAATCATCTGGAGGATGAAGGCTATATTGAGCGGCTGTTTACGAAGAATGACCGAAGACTTGTCTATGTTCGTCTGACTGTTGAGGGCGAGCAGTATATGGCACAAAGATACCAGAAATTCCTGCAGTCCATGACCGAGATCTTTAACCGCATGGGAGAAAAAGATACGGAAGAATTGCTTCGACTGTTAGAGAAACTCTATGACATCGTCAATGATAAGGACTAA